A portion of the Sabethes cyaneus chromosome 3, idSabCyanKW18_F2, whole genome shotgun sequence genome contains these proteins:
- the LOC128744502 gene encoding uncharacterized protein LOC128744502, producing MSGEDPRSFCREAMDQTTKATEKMSFIQPGKYRDPLPFNLKNPYAFTAKFFVISTIGFAAPFLVVLYSMYKTGRTT from the exons ATGTCAGGCGAAGACCCTAGAAGTTTCTGCCGGGAGGCAATGGATCAGACAACCAAGGCAACCGAGAAGATGTCTTTCATTCAGCCGGGAAAATATCGG GATCCACTTCCGTTTAACCTCAAAAATCCGTACGCATTCACGGCGAAATTCTTCGTTATTTCGACCATCGGTTTCGCTGCTCCTTTTCTTGTGGTGTTATACTCGATGTACAAAACCGGACGAACAACTTAA